From the Scylla paramamosain isolate STU-SP2022 unplaced genomic scaffold, ASM3559412v1 Contig44, whole genome shotgun sequence genome, one window contains:
- the LOC135098069 gene encoding dnaJ homolog subfamily C member 2-like, with amino-acid sequence MHPHATHSSSELSRVIAGWLREVCGAGQALIQVEVEPVGRWFHIYEARRLRGHLTSSVGESEEESEEEEAQEVEVDDDIHYLRSLNPADWKDQDHYAVLGLRKHRYKASDDDIKRAYRMMVLWHHPDKRRAAGEEVRDDDDYFTCITKAYEILGDPIKRRSWDSVDPEFDDEVPAVSAHNKANFSQIFTGVFECNARWSTHKHVPGLGKPDDTKQKVDRFYGFWYDFDSWREFSYLDEEEKEKGQDREERRWIEKQNKVERARRRKEEMGRLRRLVDNAYACDPRIAKFKEEDKERRLAEKKAKAEAIRQKQEEEERVRQEAEEAERKKREAEEAEQRAKQEVEKKEREVLKKALKKERKMLRTLCKDNSYFASEEGERVQTMTDVELLCEALELTRLEELNKELAQVAQDKMQGWEVLMKEVSEVRNRIKKEREEVAAAAARGGGGGGGEGSSLKVWNQDDLQLLIKAVNLFPAGTTKRWEVVAEYINQHTATSITRLAKEVLNKAKELQHSDKHMREAANKNAYHSMEKAQARQVISDTTASQRYDTPQEMLGMNTAAWGAEEQRLLEQALKTYPVSTPDRWDRIAKCVPNRTKKDCMRRYKELVEMVKAKKAAQAAAVGKK; translated from the exons ATGCATCCCCATGCTACACACTCCTCGTCTGAGTTGTCGAGAGTCATTGCTGGCTGGCTGCGAGAGGTGTGTGGGGCAGGGCAGG cACTCATCCAGGTGGAGGTAGAACCAGTGGGACGATGGTTCCACATATATGAGGCACGGCGTCTGCGGGgccacctcacctcctcagttggggaaagtgaagaggagagtgaggaggaggaggctcaggaggtggaggtggacgaTGACATACACTATCTTCGCTCTCTCAACCCAGCAGACTGGAAG GACCAGGATCATTATGCAGTACTGGGACTCCGAAAGCACAGGTACAAGGCCTCTGATGATGACATCAAAAGAGCGT ACCGCATGATGGTTCTGTGGCACCACCCAGACAAGCGGCGAGCagctggggaggaggtgagggatgacGATGACTACTTCACCTGCATCACCAAAGCCTATGAGATTCTCGGGGACCCCATCAAGCGACGCTCCTGGGACTCGGTGGACCCAGAGTTTGATGACGAGGTGCCGGCTGTCAGTGCACACAATAAGGCAAACTTCTCCCAG ATTTTCACAGGGGTGTTTGAGTGCAATGCTCGTTGGTCCACCCACAAGCATGTTCCTGGCTTGGGCAAACCTGATGACACCAAACAAAAG GTTGATCGCTTCTATGGATTCTGGTACGACTTTGATTCCTGGCGAGAGTTTTCAtatctggatgaggaggaaaaggagaagggacagGA CCGGGAGGAGCGTCGATGgatagagaagcagaacaaggtAGAGCGAGCGAGGCGTcggaaggaggagatgggtcGATTGCGCAGGCTAGTTGACAATGCATATGCCTGTGACCCAAGGATAGCCAA atttaaagaagaagacaaggaaagaagactggCTGAGAAAAAGGCAAAAGCAGAGGCAATCaggcaaaaacaagaagaggaggagagg GTAAGGCAGGAAGctgaggaagcagagagaaagaaaagagaagcagaggaggcagagcaaagagcaaaacaggaggtagaaaagaaggaaagagaggtgctgaagaaagcattaaaaaaagagaggaag ATGCTGCGGACTCTCTGTAAGGACAACAGTTACTTTGCATCAGAGGAGGGGGAGCGAGTGCAGACCATGACAGATGTGGAGCTGCTGTGTGAGGCACTGGAGCTGACCCGCCTGGAGGAACTCAACAAGGAACTAGCACAAGTGGCCCAGGACAAGATGCAAGGGTGGGAGGTACTcatgaaggag GTGAGTGAGGTGCGCAACAGGatcaaaaaggagagggaggaggtggcagcagcggcagcaaggggagggggtggaggaggaggggaaggttcaTCACTCAAAGTCTGGAATCAAGATGACCTCCAGCTGCTCATCAAAGCCGTCAACCTCTTCCCTGCCGGCACAACAAAGAG GTGGGAAGTTGTGGCAGAGTATATCAACcaacacacagccaccagcatcaccaggcTGGCCAAGGAGGTGCTCAATAAGGCCAAGGAGCTGCAACACTCAGACAAGCACATGAGGGAGGCAGCCAACAAGAATGCCTACCACAGCATGGAGAAGGCACAGGCTCGGCAGGTGATCAGCGACACCACAGCCTCCCAGAGATATGACA CACCACAGGAGATGCTGGGGATGAACACTGCTGCTTGGGGAGCTGAGGAACAGAGGTTGCTGGAGCAAGCCCTCAAGACCTATCCAGTCTCTACTCCTGACCGCTGGGACCGCATTGCCAAGTGTGTCCCCAACCGAACTAAGAAAGACTGCATGAGGCGCTATAAa GAGCTTGTTGAGATGGTGAAGGCAAAGAAGGCGGCTCAGGCTGCTGcagtgggaaaaaagtga